In Neodiprion pinetum isolate iyNeoPine1 chromosome 6, iyNeoPine1.2, whole genome shotgun sequence, one genomic interval encodes:
- the LOC124221578 gene encoding arylalkylamine N-acetyltransferase 1 codes for MASKVLKNYLSKVAGLGSHCYRALQFHGSPLNLKNCCQQATHQYYTRLARTQDHEAIMNVMCDTYLKCEPSIVNIGLSGMELPTLNLMIRKGMKEGMTIVAVRGDDEAVIGAAVNTGSCPWNPDHLLRFAKCCQCGPIQDLLRFYAYVTATPQLWQKYCILKIFECTYVTVANEYQGNGIAKRLIQDSWYLARDCGYRYTAKVADGFRWECVWSLPFDEYKCNGEVIFKHIQEPHGRVDVYVDQVRFCKDYCRPHPTCNKRRKKNDRVWRLR; via the exons ATGGCGTccaaagttttaaaaaactatttatcGAAGGTTGCTGGACTTGGCAGTCACTGTTATCGGGCCTTGCAGTTTCACGGATCTCCTCttaacttgaaaaattgctgTCAG CAGGCGACACACCAATATTACACAAGGCTAGCCCGCACACAGGACCACGAGGCGATAATGAATGTGATGTGTGATACTTACTTGAAGTGCGAACCTTCCATAGTAAACATCGGGCTTTCCGGGATGGAACTTCCCACCCTAAACCTCATGATTCGCAAGGGGATGAAAGAGGGCATGACCATTGTGGCAGTTCGTGGGGATGACGAGGCTGTGATCGGAGCCGCGGTAAATACCGGGTCATGTCCTTGGAATCCTGATCATCTCCTGCGGTTTGCAAAGTGTTGCCAATGCGGCCCCATTCAGGATCTTCTGAGGTTCTACGCTTACGTGACAGCGACGCCACAGCTCTGGCAGAAGTACTGCATCCTCAAGATATTCGAATGCACTTACGTTACGGTCGCTAACGAGTATCAGGGCAACGGGATAGCGAAACGTTTAATTCAGGACAGCTGGTATCTTGCCAGAGACTGTGGCTACAG GTACACGGCCAAGGTGGCTGATGGATTCAGGTGGGAATGCGTGTGGAGCTTACCGTTCGATGAATACAAGTGCAACGGCGAGGTAATTTTCAAGCATATTCAAGAGCCGCACGGAAGGGTCGATGTCTACGTGGACCAGGTCAGATTTTGCAAGGACTATTGCAGGCCGCATCCAACCTGTAACaaacggaggaaaaaaaatgatcgcgTATGGAGGTTACGATAG